From the Hevea brasiliensis isolate MT/VB/25A 57/8 chromosome 15, ASM3005281v1, whole genome shotgun sequence genome, one window contains:
- the LOC131173982 gene encoding uncharacterized protein LOC131173982: protein MGICCSHEITSAATAKLILQDGQLEEFSYPVRVSQILKRNHSSFICNADDMDYNACIPAIDGDEELQLGQLYFVLPVNWINSRLSPRDMAAFAVKASLALKSSGGHKILPGKRRTVPMVYASNKKAVDCSGMVGGGCGGCGDGDSHSGK, encoded by the coding sequence ATGGGTATTTGCTGCTCACATGAAATAACCTCAGCGGCCACAGCAAAGCTCATCCTCCAAGATGGCCAGCTTGAGGAATTCTCTTACCCAGTTAGGGTTTCACAGATACTGAAAAGAAACCACAGCTCTTTCATATGTAACGCTGATGATATGGACTATAATGCCTGCATTCCAGCCATTGATGGTGATGAAGAACTTCAACTGGGTCAGCTTTACTTTGTGCTGCCTGTCAATTGGATAAATAGTCGGCTTAGCCCTCGTGATATGGCTGCCTTCGCTGTTAAAGCAAGTTTGGCTCTTAAGTCCAGTGGTGGACACAAGATTTTGCCTGGGAAAAGAAGGACTGTTCCCATGGTTTATGCTAGTAACAAGAAGGCTGTGGATTGTAGTGGAATGGTCGGCGGTGGCTGTGGTGGTTGCGGTGACGGTGACAGCCACAGTGGAAAATGA